Proteins from one Patescibacteria group bacterium genomic window:
- a CDS encoding histidine triad nucleotide-binding protein yields MNDCLFCKIIAGEMPSKIEYQDEEVIVFHDINPKAPVHLLILPKEHLKNINDFSEKEGSLGDKLFLTAKKMAKKMNVDKSGYRLVINNGLDAGQEINHLHIHLLGGKRQEF; encoded by the coding sequence ATGAATGATTGTTTATTTTGTAAAATTATTGCCGGAGAAATGCCTTCAAAAATAGAATATCAAGATGAAGAGGTTATTGTTTTTCATGACATTAACCCAAAAGCTCCAGTCCATCTTTTGATTCTACCAAAAGAGCATTTAAAAAATATTAATGATTTTTCAGAAAAAGAAGGCAGTTTAGGAGATAAGCTTTTTTTAACAGCTAAGAAAATGGCTAAAAAAATGAATGTTGATAAAAGTGGATACCGCTTGGTTATAAATAACGGCCTGGATGCTGGCCAGGAAATAAATCATTTACATATACATCTTTTAGGCGGAAAAAGACAGGAATTTTAA
- a CDS encoding Ig-like domain-containing protein, whose protein sequence is MGFFNRKQKILFLIITILAMGGFFILHNQTLAQTSYSIGEIGGTIGLSSMNLKEIVINIIKWVLGIVSLVAVSFLIYGGILWMTSKGNEEKIAKAKKVIVNTVIGIVIILLSWAIVLFVEGFVTNSSGGGGISCTTGTPHPSDGCLICNASGDGYDFDLTIPGCTFAGQSFHLNEVQTSNDGSEVYMCSRIQPIFNNNVEKTTVDGAVSSGTLYIEDDLGVVKEGTWITSGKSITFKHPKVCSNDNTQSCMDDGECGGASDTCDLMVFKADTDYNLYLPETINDKDTLSLDIAGSAFIGPTVNCNADAPNNRVVCSFRTNNIMDTTPPEVTTTYPIHTGDTGYPDTNVNREPIIDINFSENIDASTVIDSVNPPQPNSNNIQLQKIDSQGGTPQFDDKLDTDADTYIDANFLEISEKSNGFHLSLIAPNNLEPFTWYRVTVQDVEDLCGNVMVSMPVLEFQTNDKVAGFNSWYPTGSNVCPDTKIIVTFNTSMYFNEVSFTVNGNQVIMPAADTISPPYTRTAPSGFGTLEITDPGAPSSNHFKVFELTPATPLTPGTNYSITVRTDRVIDSSGGFLEGIPLWDFDVTAPEDCTCGPFITGLDPNKGGPGECITIHGQCLKKTTGLIANPTAVNFDTTSASLEASGENHIVTTSPATFSSGDRPEVTVDLTYDDATYGTLTSKGVEFYYNTNDLANGPCLFSISGSCYPSSNLTLEGIRFEDGASTSTKDVEFQAVPSYPYVDSINAGDWTDTKIQSQVPPKPPADETTDGNVYVTNDTGSSNSIDFNICELPPGVPIVTNYWPDCGTACINTVPETNFNIAMDSSTINNTNITLEEHDAAACDSTTLDGPVSITPTYNTSEKKAILTPDSYLNPDTYYRVILNNNIVSDSDSEPLANINYDADEDGTDDSFSWTFKTKDDPTACSIASADLTPKDPTITVGNTEDYEAFAYGSPDECNPATGQMLIANSYDWAWKVSHRKNPMVSPPIDDPYGTFTNYDKNSDGRTDPKQTFTAHYITPPPPYYPSDEPEVTVTASAVSRKEKFTIINDPTICVTDEDCENLITEDGTEISCPGSTCINNHCSPVINDFSPKDGAIGTWVSIAGCWFGNYDSSLSKVIFQTDKEALKPNESICGDTWKNYLILREVPNSKTADLSDDADSGDHPFRVRGGDLASGYSYSIESSDFTTAPYVLTDGYFEVNSTVRPGICALNPNLGKENITDVEIKGKNFGSSRDALPIDEDRVTFHDGVDVTNYVSWANDTMVETTVPLGAETGNIQLFNDGVASNTWPFTVRPPSCDICNNDGDCPVGQGCGDDGCCYDRPSVSSTIPTDGEPNVCLNNLIEVNFDQNMDQSTLNDSNITLTGGVASYTISSYDDRVRINLNDLLKGSTTYTVNLTNDIENTKGVSMVADSFSFTTADTNDPCEIDYIDLNPSHHMFTSKTETRDFTASAYDDNDNSIQSILGVYDWAWHWSMDNKDIATVNNDLKCNGGTYDGDSCVNNDDCPDGICTANPIQTASPVKNGQTWLRSEAQAGTGWTGSKKASAEIEVIFCDMPWEFEEAASNCDINADGCSNDYNFKLFYCRGDYGVCEGTTNTVCTLDYQTSCPTDEECCSDYVGQKCQFSSNILPDLDMSVVRGESGDVLKQYLFKESGRCSEGHQRCSKDPSSPLNCTSGTCEVTDDGIGIRIYANPEALTPQEWYKQNIKDQGSPQSTTVDGYRAVRDGRTVYVGATNYDSGTLYSNIYLISYNKGADSKIKNIYDQLIDYWTFNTNITTAGEKEKIIRDLKRIADLRTITGYLEDYRANQPSSSETNLVNSPGFEDVYTIVSSTDEQVWETPGSFSSEVNVDSSQAHTGNNSVELKGGTYDSSDLAASRRYVLQDVPVTYGKTYKLTAWVKTDDHDDTDDNDDTGDLGFEIHSECLITSIHSFDWTGCDLNSHTDYIYGDNDWTKITNIVYANKADRSIRFIARHRGVVESNDVAWVDDFKIEEIEAPYPMLESGSYISNMSTSIWPSWQASLGNALGKSLPVDPLNEAICPSFPPNTCWDEENKEFLCSSGSSIYAYQTDHGVNYNLYVNLETDNTYWDASTSEFDICDSISSASCDSFDYWVSSP, encoded by the coding sequence ATGGGCTTTTTTAACAGAAAACAAAAAATATTATTTTTAATAATCACCATTCTGGCGATGGGAGGGTTTTTTATTTTACATAACCAAACCTTAGCTCAGACTTCATATAGTATTGGGGAGATAGGTGGCACCATTGGTTTGAGTTCAATGAATTTGAAGGAGATTGTTATTAATATTATTAAGTGGGTATTAGGCATTGTCAGCTTAGTAGCGGTTTCTTTTTTAATCTATGGCGGTATTCTTTGGATGACTTCAAAAGGCAACGAAGAAAAGATCGCCAAAGCTAAGAAAGTAATTGTCAACACAGTTATTGGCATCGTGATTATACTCTTATCCTGGGCTATTGTTCTGTTTGTTGAGGGCTTTGTTACTAATTCTTCAGGTGGTGGTGGTATCAGTTGTACTACAGGGACTCCTCATCCTTCTGATGGTTGTCTTATATGTAATGCTAGTGGGGATGGTTATGATTTTGATCTTACCATACCCGGGTGTACTTTTGCTGGCCAATCTTTTCATCTTAATGAAGTGCAAACTTCTAATGATGGCAGTGAAGTCTATATGTGCAGCCGTATTCAGCCAATATTTAATAATAACGTGGAAAAAACAACAGTTGATGGCGCTGTATCAAGCGGTACTTTATATATTGAAGACGATTTAGGTGTAGTAAAAGAAGGTACCTGGATCACTTCTGGTAAAAGTATTACTTTTAAGCACCCAAAAGTTTGCTCAAACGACAACACTCAAAGCTGTATGGATGACGGTGAATGCGGTGGTGCTAGTGACACTTGTGATTTGATGGTTTTTAAGGCTGATACAGATTATAATCTTTATTTACCGGAAACAATTAATGATAAAGATACCTTATCTTTAGATATTGCTGGCAGTGCTTTTATCGGACCGACAGTTAACTGCAATGCAGATGCTCCTAATAATCGAGTTGTTTGCAGTTTTAGAACTAATAATATAATGGATACCACTCCACCGGAAGTAACTACTACCTATCCGATACATACTGGAGATACTGGGTATCCTGATACAAATGTTAATCGTGAGCCGATTATTGATATTAATTTTTCTGAGAATATAGATGCCAGCACAGTTATTGATTCAGTTAATCCACCTCAACCTAATTCCAATAATATACAATTACAGAAAATAGATAGTCAAGGCGGTACTCCCCAATTTGATGATAAATTAGACACTGATGCGGATACTTATATTGACGCTAATTTCTTAGAAATTTCAGAAAAAAGCAACGGTTTTCATCTTTCCCTAATAGCCCCAAATAATCTTGAGCCTTTTACCTGGTATCGAGTAACAGTGCAAGATGTTGAGGATTTGTGTGGTAATGTTATGGTTTCCATGCCAGTTTTGGAATTTCAAACTAATGATAAAGTAGCTGGTTTTAATAGTTGGTATCCGACTGGTTCAAATGTTTGTCCGGATACAAAGATAATAGTTACTTTTAATACCAGCATGTATTTTAATGAAGTTAGCTTTACTGTAAATGGTAATCAAGTTATTATGCCGGCGGCTGATACTATTAGTCCGCCTTATACTAGGACCGCTCCTTCTGGTTTTGGCACTTTAGAGATTACGGATCCGGGAGCTCCAAGCAGTAATCATTTCAAGGTTTTTGAGTTAACTCCGGCCACACCGCTTACTCCAGGTACAAATTATTCAATAACAGTTAGAACAGACCGAGTTATTGATTCTAGTGGCGGATTCTTAGAAGGTATACCATTATGGGATTTTGATGTTACGGCTCCTGAAGATTGCACCTGCGGTCCTTTTATCACTGGTTTAGACCCAAATAAAGGTGGACCGGGTGAATGTATCACCATCCATGGCCAGTGTTTAAAGAAAACTACTGGCTTGATTGCTAATCCCACAGCGGTTAATTTTGACACTACTTCAGCATCCTTGGAAGCTTCCGGAGAAAATCATATAGTGACTACTTCACCGGCTACATTTTCTAGTGGAGACCGGCCTGAAGTAACTGTTGATCTTACTTATGATGATGCCACTTATGGCACTCTAACTTCTAAAGGAGTTGAATTTTATTATAATACTAATGATCTAGCCAATGGCCCTTGTTTATTTTCTATTAGTGGTTCATGTTATCCGAGTTCAAATCTAACTCTAGAAGGAATACGTTTTGAAGACGGAGCTAGTACCAGCACCAAAGACGTGGAATTTCAGGCTGTCCCCTCATATCCTTATGTTGATTCAATAAACGCTGGTGATTGGACTGACACAAAGATTCAAAGCCAGGTTCCTCCCAAGCCGCCAGCTGATGAAACTACTGACGGTAATGTATATGTGACTAATGATACTGGCAGCTCTAATAGTATTGATTTTAATATTTGTGAGCTGCCGCCAGGGGTGCCTATTGTCACTAATTACTGGCCTGATTGTGGCACTGCTTGTATTAACACAGTGCCGGAAACAAACTTTAATATTGCTATGGATAGTTCTACTATTAATAATACGAATATAACTTTAGAAGAGCATGATGCGGCGGCTTGTGACAGCACTACTTTGGATGGTCCAGTAAGTATTACCCCTACCTATAATACCTCGGAAAAAAAAGCCATTCTAACCCCGGATAGTTATTTAAATCCGGACACCTATTACCGGGTAATATTAAATAATAATATAGTAAGTGATAGTGATAGTGAGCCTTTAGCCAATATTAATTATGACGCTGACGAAGACGGTACAGATGACAGTTTTTCCTGGACCTTTAAGACTAAAGATGACCCAACAGCCTGTTCTATTGCTTCTGCTGATCTAACTCCTAAAGATCCTACGATTACCGTGGGCAATACAGAAGATTATGAGGCTTTTGCTTACGGTTCTCCGGATGAATGTAACCCGGCTACTGGTCAAATGCTTATTGCCAATTCTTATGATTGGGCCTGGAAAGTTAGTCATAGAAAGAATCCTATGGTTAGTCCGCCGATTGACGATCCCTATGGAACTTTTACTAATTATGATAAGAATAGTGATGGTCGTACTGACCCAAAACAAACATTTACAGCCCATTATATTACCCCACCTCCACCTTATTACCCAAGCGATGAGCCAGAAGTAACTGTTACAGCTTCTGCAGTTAGTAGAAAAGAAAAATTTACCATTATTAATGATCCCACTATTTGTGTGACTGATGAAGACTGTGAAAATCTAATAACTGAAGACGGAACAGAAATATCCTGTCCAGGCAGCACTTGTATTAATAACCACTGCTCTCCAGTGATTAATGATTTTTCGCCCAAGGACGGGGCTATTGGCACCTGGGTCAGTATAGCCGGCTGTTGGTTTGGCAATTATGACTCTAGTTTAAGCAAAGTAATTTTTCAGACTGACAAGGAGGCTCTTAAACCTAATGAAAGTATTTGCGGAGATACTTGGAAAAATTATCTTATATTAAGGGAAGTGCCTAACAGCAAAACGGCTGATCTTAGCGATGATGCTGACTCTGGAGATCATCCTTTTCGCGTAAGAGGCGGAGATCTAGCCAGCGGGTATAGCTATAGTATTGAAAGCAGTGATTTTACCACGGCTCCTTATGTACTTACGGATGGTTATTTTGAGGTGAATTCCACGGTTAGGCCGGGTATTTGCGCTCTTAATCCCAACCTAGGCAAGGAAAATATTACCGATGTAGAAATAAAGGGTAAAAATTTTGGCAGTTCTAGAGACGCCCTACCAATTGACGAAGACCGAGTTACTTTTCATGATGGGGTAGATGTTACAAATTATGTTTCCTGGGCTAATGATACAATGGTGGAAACAACCGTGCCTTTAGGCGCGGAAACCGGAAATATACAGCTTTTTAATGACGGAGTTGCCAGTAACACCTGGCCTTTTACAGTTAGACCCCCTTCTTGTGATATTTGTAATAATGACGGTGATTGTCCGGTTGGCCAGGGCTGTGGTGATGACGGCTGTTGTTATGACCGGCCATCAGTTAGTAGTACCATTCCAACTGACGGAGAGCCAAATGTTTGTTTAAATAATTTAATTGAAGTAAATTTTGATCAGAATATGGATCAAAGCACTTTGAATGATTCAAATATTACATTAACGGGCGGAGTGGCTTCATATACTATTAGCTCTTATGATGACAGGGTGAGAATAAATCTTAATGACTTATTAAAGGGCAGTACTACTTATACTGTTAATCTTACTAATGATATTGAAAATACTAAGGGCGTTTCTATGGTAGCTGATAGTTTTAGTTTTACCACGGCTGATACTAATGATCCTTGTGAAATTGATTATATTGATTTAAATCCTTCTCATCATATGTTTACCAGTAAAACTGAAACCCGAGATTTTACTGCTTCAGCTTATGATGATAATGACAATTCTATTCAATCAATATTAGGGGTTTATGATTGGGCTTGGCATTGGTCTATGGATAATAAAGATATTGCTACTGTAAACAATGATCTTAAATGTAATGGTGGTACTTATGACGGTGATAGTTGTGTTAATAATGATGATTGTCCGGACGGTATTTGTACGGCTAACCCTATTCAAACAGCTAGTCCAGTAAAAAATGGCCAGACCTGGCTTAGAAGTGAAGCCCAAGCTGGTACGGGCTGGACTGGCAGTAAAAAAGCCAGTGCTGAAATTGAAGTAATTTTTTGTGATATGCCCTGGGAATTTGAAGAAGCAGCTAGTAACTGTGATATTAACGCGGACGGTTGTAGTAATGATTATAATTTTAAATTATTTTATTGCCGGGGTGATTATGGCGTTTGTGAGGGAACCACTAATACAGTTTGCACTTTGGATTATCAAACTTCTTGTCCGACTGATGAAGAATGTTGCAGTGATTATGTCGGACAAAAATGTCAATTTTCCAGTAATATTTTACCGGATTTAGATATGAGCGTAGTCAGAGGAGAATCCGGCGACGTTTTAAAACAATATTTATTCAAAGAATCAGGCCGTTGTTCTGAAGGCCATCAAAGATGTTCGAAGGACCCTAGCAGTCCTTTAAATTGTACAAGCGGCACTTGTGAAGTAACTGATGATGGCATTGGTATTCGTATTTATGCTAACCCGGAGGCGCTGACTCCGCAAGAATGGTATAAACAAAATATAAAAGATCAAGGCTCTCCCCAGTCTACTACAGTAGACGGTTACCGGGCCGTGCGTGACGGAAGAACGGTGTATGTTGGAGCTACAAATTATGACAGTGGTACACTTTATTCAAATATATATCTAATTTCCTATAATAAAGGGGCTGATTCAAAAATAAAAAATATATATGATCAGTTAATTGACTATTGGACTTTTAATACAAATATTACTACGGCTGGGGAAAAAGAAAAGATTATCAGGGATTTAAAAAGAATTGCTGATTTAAGGACTATCACTGGTTATCTTGAAGATTATCGGGCTAATCAGCCAAGTTCTTCTGAAACAAATCTTGTTAATAGCCCTGGATTTGAAGATGTTTATACTATTGTGAGTTCCACTGATGAACAAGTTTGGGAAACACCTGGTTCTTTTTCGTCAGAGGTTAATGTTGATTCCAGCCAAGCCCATACAGGAAATAATTCTGTGGAATTAAAGGGTGGTACCTACGATTCGTCGGATCTTGCGGCTAGTCGCCGTTATGTTCTTCAGGATGTTCCGGTTACTTATGGTAAAACCTATAAACTTACAGCTTGGGTAAAAACAGATGATCACGATGATACAGATGATAACGATGATACGGGTGATTTAGGATTTGAAATTCATTCGGAATGTTTAATAACCAGTATTCATAGCTTTGACTGGACAGGTTGTGATCTAAACAGTCATACGGATTATATTTATGGTGATAATGATTGGACAAAAATAACTAATATTGTTTATGCCAATAAAGCTGATCGTTCAATCAGATTTATAGCCCGACATAGAGGTGTTGTGGAGAGTAATGATGTGGCTTGGGTTGATGATTTTAAAATAGAAGAAATTGAAGCACCCTATCCTATGTTAGAATCCGGCAGTTATATTTCTAATATGAGCACTTCTATATGGCCTTCCTGGCAGGCTAGTTTAGGTAATGCTTTAGGCAAGAGTTTACCAGTTGATCCTTTAAATGAAGCTATTTGTCCTAGTTTTCCGCCTAATACCTGCTGGGATGAAGAGAATAAAGAATTTCTTTGCAGCTCCGGTTCTTCTATTTATGCCTATCAAACTGATCACGGGGTAAATTATAATTTATATGTTAATCTTGAGACAGATAACACTTATTGGGATGCTAGTACCAGTGAATTTGATATATGTGACAGTATTTCCTCAGCTTCTTGTGATAGTTTTGATTATTGGGTTTCCAGCCCTTAA
- the lepB gene encoding signal peptidase I, with amino-acid sequence MPNKKNTKKNSTKKEQPKENLAEKEAQENKVKIKPGFRRLTKLQKKEEFLPSFTKSFVSFIFEVLKVVVISLAIIIPVRYFLIQPFYVRGASMEPNFHDNEYLIINELTYRFSQPERGDVVVVNEKEKAGGYIIKRIIGLPGEKIVIQEGKVEVYSHSDSKGKILEENYLDKNTKTSGNITIRLKNNEYYVLGDNRSSSLDSRSIGPIIKDQIVGYAWLRAWPFYKMKYFISPEYNL; translated from the coding sequence ATGCCGAATAAAAAAAATACCAAAAAAAATTCAACAAAAAAAGAACAACCCAAAGAAAATTTAGCGGAAAAAGAAGCCCAAGAAAATAAGGTAAAAATTAAGCCGGGTTTTCGTCGTTTGACTAAGTTGCAAAAAAAGGAAGAATTCCTGCCTTCTTTTACCAAGTCTTTTGTTTCTTTTATTTTTGAAGTTTTAAAGGTAGTGGTTATTTCCTTAGCTATAATTATTCCGGTTCGTTATTTTTTAATCCAGCCTTTTTATGTGCGCGGGGCCTCTATGGAACCGAATTTTCATGATAATGAATATTTAATTATAAATGAATTAACTTATCGTTTTTCCCAGCCCGAAAGAGGGGATGTGGTGGTGGTAAATGAAAAAGAAAAAGCCGGCGGTTATATTATTAAAAGAATTATTGGTTTGCCCGGTGAAAAAATTGTCATTCAGGAAGGAAAAGTGGAAGTTTATAGCCATTCAGATTCCAAAGGAAAAATTTTAGAAGAAAATTATCTTGATAAAAATACTAAAACTTCAGGCAATATTACTATCCGGCTAAAAAATAACGAGTATTATGTCTTGGGAGATAATCGTTCTTCCAGCCTTGACTCAAGAAGTATTGGCCCGATAATTAAAGATCAAATAGTTGGTTATGCTTGGCTAAGAGCTTGGCCATTTTATAAAATGAAGTATTTTATTTCACCCGAATATAATTTATAA
- a CDS encoding GatB/YqeY domain-containing protein, giving the protein MTLKERLEADYKKAFKGKNEVAVETLRLLKAEVKNEEIAKREDFDDNKVLDVVMKVSKKHKDSSEAFKKGKREDLAAKEKEQLAVLEEYLPDKLSEEELRDIICEMIEEADAKTPKDFGKVMGIIMKKVKNQADGNLVSKILKEELEKKSQQETEDSKNKENK; this is encoded by the coding sequence ATGACCCTAAAAGAAAGATTGGAAGCTGATTATAAGAAGGCTTTTAAAGGAAAAAACGAAGTGGCTGTAGAAACCCTTCGTTTGCTTAAAGCTGAAGTAAAAAATGAGGAAATTGCCAAAAGAGAGGATTTTGATGATAATAAAGTTTTGGATGTAGTCATGAAAGTATCAAAAAAACATAAAGACTCTTCAGAGGCCTTTAAAAAAGGTAAAAGAGAAGATTTGGCTGCTAAAGAAAAAGAACAATTAGCAGTTTTAGAAGAGTACTTACCGGATAAGCTTTCCGAAGAAGAACTGCGTGATATAATTTGTGAAATGATTGAAGAAGCCGATGCTAAGACGCCTAAAGATTTCGGAAAAGTTATGGGTATAATCATGAAAAAAGTAAAAAACCAAGCTGACGGCAATTTAGTCAGTAAAATATTAAAAGAAGAATTAGAAAAAAAGAGTCAACAAGAAACTGAAGACTCAAAAAATAAAGAAAATAAATAA
- a CDS encoding GIY-YIG nuclease family protein, whose protein sequence is MYYVYILKSQKDFKYYIGVTNNFNKRFSEHNKGLSKSTKHRQPFILVRLEKYPNIESAYQRERFLKKKKSAKIIKKICND, encoded by the coding sequence ATGTATTATGTTTATATATTAAAAAGCCAAAAAGATTTTAAGTATTATATTGGGGTAACAAATAATTTTAATAAGCGTTTTTCAGAACATAATAAAGGATTATCCAAGTCCACAAAACATCGTCAGCCTTTCATTCTTGTAAGATTAGAAAAATATCCTAATATAGAATCAGCTTATCAAAGAGAGAGATTTTTGAAAAAAAAGAAAAGCGCAAAAATAATTAAGAAAATATGTAACGATTAG
- a CDS encoding polyprenol monophosphomannose synthase, producing MNIAVIIPTFNERDNLEKLIQEIFTLEIEDLEIIVVDDNSPDGTGKLAEKLKKENNKIHVIHRLGKLGLGTAYLEGFKFALDEGASAVFEIDADFSHNPKRIPDFLKEIKKADLVIGSRFIKWGKNDIGLLRRLTSRLGSIYARLILGMPISDCTGGFKCFRREVLENINFHEIHASNYAFQIEMNYRVFKKGFRIKEIPIIFKDREKGKSKFYFKMILESLWLVLKLRFSR from the coding sequence ATGAATATAGCTGTTATCATTCCCACATTTAATGAAAGGGATAATTTAGAAAAATTAATTCAGGAAATTTTTACTTTAGAAATAGAAGATTTAGAGATAATAGTCGTTGATGACAATTCACCGGATGGCACCGGCAAGCTGGCTGAAAAATTGAAAAAAGAAAATAATAAAATCCATGTTATTCATCGTTTGGGCAAGTTAGGTTTAGGCACCGCTTATTTGGAAGGCTTTAAGTTTGCTTTGGATGAAGGAGCCAGCGCGGTTTTTGAAATAGACGCTGATTTTTCTCATAATCCTAAACGTATCCCTGACTTTTTAAAAGAAATAAAAAAGGCCGATTTAGTCATTGGCTCACGTTTTATAAAATGGGGCAAAAATGATATTGGTTTGCTGCGCCGATTAACCAGCCGGCTGGGTAGTATTTACGCTCGCTTAATACTAGGTATGCCTATTTCTGACTGTACCGGTGGTTTTAAATGTTTCCGGCGAGAAGTTTTAGAAAATATTAATTTTCATGAAATACACGCTTCAAATTATGCTTTCCAGATAGAAATGAATTACCGTGTTTTTAAAAAAGGCTTTCGCATTAAAGAAATCCCGATAATTTTTAAAGACAGAGAAAAAGGAAAGTCCAAGTTTTATTTTAAAATGATTCTGGAAAGCCTTTGGCTGGTGCTTAAGCTTCGGTTTTCCCGTTAG
- the hisS gene encoding histidine--tRNA ligase, which translates to MSKKNDSNKKLKLLRGMKDILPENQPYWHWVRDTIREIGETYGFKRIDTPVMEATDLFIRSIGEETDIVEKEMYSFTSHREKITLRPDGTAPIARAYIEHGMINRPQPIKLYYLGPFFRHDRPQAGRYRQFWQFGFEILGEIHPVVDSQLILLAHSIYKELGLDITIQVNSIGCPECRDEYVRKLKDYFRPRRSAMCESCRKRLNRNPLRLLDCKEKECQEIAKEAPQIVDHLCEDCKNHFMQVLEYLDDLEISYALNPHLVRGLDYYTGTTFEIWSQDEEKGNRAALGGGGRYNNLVESLGGRQTPAIGFACGIERLIIELKENKIKPPQKKEIDVFVAQLGKKARRKCLKLFEFLRKKGLKVAESLSKTGLKAQLEVADKKKVKFTLIIGQKEIMDDTVLIRDMENGIQEMVDYDKIYEEVVKRLEKNKANTIKKEKNE; encoded by the coding sequence ATGAGCAAAAAAAATGACTCCAACAAAAAATTAAAATTATTAAGAGGCATGAAAGATATTTTGCCTGAAAATCAACCTTATTGGCACTGGGTCAGAGATACGATTAGAGAGATAGGAGAAACTTATGGTTTCAAACGTATCGATACTCCAGTTATGGAAGCAACCGATCTTTTCATTCGTTCAATCGGAGAAGAAACTGATATTGTCGAAAAAGAAATGTATTCCTTTACTAGCCACAGGGAAAAAATTACTCTAAGACCAGACGGCACGGCTCCGATTGCCCGGGCTTATATTGAACACGGCATGATTAACAGACCCCAGCCGATTAAACTTTATTATTTAGGTCCTTTTTTTCGACATGATAGGCCTCAAGCCGGGCGTTACCGCCAGTTTTGGCAATTTGGCTTTGAAATCTTGGGAGAAATCCATCCGGTAGTAGATTCACAATTAATATTATTAGCCCACTCAATTTATAAGGAGTTAGGGCTTGATATTACTATTCAGGTTAATAGTATTGGCTGCCCAGAATGTCGGGATGAATATGTAAGAAAATTAAAGGATTATTTTCGGCCGCGGCGGAGTGCTATGTGTGAAAGTTGCCGCAAACGTTTAAACAGAAATCCTTTGCGTCTTTTAGATTGTAAGGAAAAGGAATGTCAGGAAATTGCCAAAGAAGCTCCTCAAATTGTTGACCATCTTTGTGAGGATTGTAAAAATCATTTTATGCAGGTTTTGGAATATCTGGATGATTTAGAAATTTCTTACGCCCTAAACCCGCACTTAGTGAGAGGTTTGGATTATTATACTGGCACTACTTTTGAAATTTGGAGCCAGGATGAAGAAAAAGGAAATAGGGCCGCTTTGGGCGGAGGGGGACGTTATAATAATTTAGTTGAGTCTTTAGGTGGCCGGCAGACTCCGGCTATTGGCTTTGCTTGCGGCATTGAAAGACTGATTATTGAATTAAAGGAAAATAAAATTAAACCGCCACAAAAAAAAGAAATTGATGTTTTTGTGGCTCAATTAGGCAAAAAGGCCAGAAGAAAATGCCTTAAGCTTTTTGAATTTTTACGAAAAAAAGGCTTAAAAGTAGCGGAGAGTCTTTCCAAAACCGGACTTAAAGCTCAGCTGGAAGTAGCTGATAAAAAGAAGGTTAAATTTACTCTTATTATCGGTCAAAAAGAAATTATGGATGATACAGTTCTTATTCGTGATATGGAAAACGGCATTCAGGAAATGGTTGATTATGATAAAATTTATGAGGAAGTGGTAAAAAGATTAGAAAAAAATAAAGCTAATACTATTAAAAAAGAAAAAAATGAATGA